attttaattaaaattaaaaattaatttttagtgttCACAAAATCATTGTTAAACTTTATAGTGCGATAATTGTATAGTTAATTGACAGGACAAAAATACGGTACCTATAATttacgattaaaaaaatattaaattatctaacAGAAGAAAAAgttcttgtttatatatttaataaattattgaatttgtgAAGCTAACGTAAGTtatcataacaaaattaactaGTTCGTCATTTATTGCAATGGTATTTAAGTCATATAATTAATTGTCTTGTATGCTTCAAATAGGAATCTATTTGGAATAGTTTGTATGCGAACACTAACTTGCGCGCACTTTAGGTTAACTAACAATAAGTCGATTTAACACTGTCACGAGTTCATTAATGTGTCTGTTCTGGAGACCACTTTTATGGCGTGATCCTGACGTGATTTAGTCATCAGTAATGAGTCCCAAGTACGGGCTCACGACTTGGCCGTGACTTGCGAGACAGCGAGCCTCTACGTGACTACTCCGTGTGTCTGAGGAATATAGCTTTGTAGCTTTTATTGTTTtgcaaattatgtttaaaaaaatttacctagCGTTTCCTATTTAAAAACTAGATTGTCATTCATAGGAGGGGGGAGGCACACTTCTGcaaaaaaattggaaaagttaaatatttcaatacaacaaaGATTTGATGTTGTAAAATTGCAAACACGAAAGTGATCGAAAGAGAAACATACCGATTTGGAAAAGCTGCCCGAAAACTGATTAGTcgtggaaataattaaaatctaagtttttaGTGGTGACTAGTAGCTAATTGCATTAACtactaataagtaataattttgcattattgACCCATAAAACTATTGGTCATAAAATCGTTcatattatcaaagaaaaatagcATAGTCAAGAAACCCCCTAAGCCGGTgtctgtaatataatataatgcataTACAATTATTATCTCTCATTGTGTTAAAGTATATTAGAAAATACGTAACCACAATTACAAGAAAATGACGTAATTTAATTTGATCTTCTAAACCAGACATTCTAAACCAGAAATCTTACTGAGATTATTGACTAGGATCAGTCAGCAGAATCGCACAAATTCCGCTAGTGGTAGGCCTACTACCTAAGTAGATTATAAACGCTGAATAACGCTTTGAGTATTGTTCCAGTGAGATTTCTGTATTGAATCTGTTCTGTGGTTTTGGTtccaaataaatagttttagcaAACAAACGATAACAATAAAACTACTCTACTAAAGTAGTGGATCGAGGTCCTGCTATTAAACAGCTGTAAACCAAACTTAACCATAGCTGTGTAAACAAACATTGTAGCCTAACCAAAATCATTATTCATGTTATATAGATTTGAGTTAGTAACCTGAACCCTGGGAAAAGATTAGATGTTGGATGTCCACATGGCTCAGAATTGTGACCTATACTAttccttatttataaaatgttagctTTTTGGGGACGGTTTGTCCCAACGAAATCAACCAATTTCCCCTCGGAGACCATCCAAATAGTTGTGGTAGGCTACTATCAATGTCCAATTTGGATGCtttctttttaaaacagaaaaaagtttGAAGACGGATAATGGTTGAGATGTTTTATGCGTTATATCAGTTGCACTATGcgacaataatttaattaagataGGATCTGCCTTCCCAACCAAACGTAAAAATTGTGCCACGGCCAGTCTAATTTTATAGACAAATAGAGAGAGAGTTTTTCCCCATAACTATCGTCGGTGCAGCCGTTTTCCATCTAACAGTCATCCAACAGGGAGCTGGTGATTATACAGCATGCCACAAAACAGTTTAGGCCTATATGACTATCAAGAACATGagcaaatgaaaatattgaatcaCATAAACATATTAGGCCTATTTCTGCTTGTTTTAGCCTTAAGCTGTCTTTTTTATAGTgtctataatttaaaacttttatttatgtaagcCTTGGTCGATTTTTTACCAACCCAGatatctaaaatgtaaaatacttataCCTTTTAAATTCCATGAATACCAGAAGTCTTAAATAAAAGCAAGTAAAAGATTTTACGAGTAGAACTTTTCTATACATATCTAAATGTaccttttacataaaaatttgcTCACAAATGTAGAGGGATGTAAATGTTGTTAAGGAGAGATTTTGTCTTGGGAGAGGTCTCAACACGTAAGAGAAGATTAGTTGAGTTTGTGTCTGGGGAAAAATAACTCTCCATCAAGATTTGCAAGATTCGAGTACTGCGAGTTGGAGGTCGTAAGTGGAATAATGGGAGAAAATTATGGATTAAAAAGTGAACAAGCGCTGATGACAGCTCAAGAAAACATAAGCAGGTAATAAATTCTGATCATCGGTGTAGATTGGCAGCAGATCTACAGCTCTACTCATGTAGATTGGTTGAGAATCAATCTATGTTACATTTATTACCTCCACTATGAGCattcatcaatataaaaaacactttgCCTTGTAGGCCTAAGTtgtaaaaacagtatttatttgtgatttaaggaacaaaattgtAACTAACACACTACCTTGGAGCTAAAATCTTCAGTATAATTATTATCATCATCCCTAAGAAATGTGGGCAGCTGGCCTGGCAGGACTGTCAAAGTACCGCGTTACGTGGCCATGTATTTCATAAGAGATCATTGGCAACGCTGAAGCGACATTTACGAGACGCCATCAGCATAGAAATTACCAGTCACCGATTTCTCTCCGGACTTACGTGGGCATCAAGGCTGCTGGAGTGTTGGGAGTGTGATGTCGTCAAAGTGTAAGTTAGTTACCGTAGCAGATCTCTATGGAGTCGGTTTGTTTTGATAAATGTAGTCCAAATTGTGGCATTATGATATGCTTTGAAATTATAGAATACCTAGGACATTACCCAAACATTGTCTTACAAGTCCGTAACTACACAAAAATTGTTCGAATTTTATAACtcttttgtacttttataaaactGCATTTTCACAGATGTAAAAACAGTAGGCCTATATTCGTATAAATTAACTCAATTTAAAGAATAATCGGATTACTGTTAGCTGAAATTTGATTGATATGCTGCTACACGAACCTGCAATACTAGCTCAAATAAAttgctatttatataatttattttttatagtcttTTAGTAAAGTTTTGAAAGTCAAAtctattatttgttatagtataGAACGTGTTTTCATTAACCGAATACAAACAAGGTCCGTGCGTTTTTTTAGCCTTCCATCTATTCTTAAGTTAAAAAGCATTttggaaaataagaattttccgTTTTAAAACACGAAAATAGTTAAAACTAATAAGTTATTAGTAATTACAGACgcattctttatattattatattaataacatactTTCACATGCTATTACTGATTACGTTTTTAAACTCCATAAAAGTCACAATTCCccacaaaattgtaataaaacctaAATACGGGTTACAGTTTTCAACATTAAACGTTCAGTGAACAGTAGACTACATACACACTTTGTCTACAGAAAAGCCAACACTTTTAGAAACAGATTTTGCGGTACTGCTATGGGATCGTATTAAACACTACTTATAGTACGCTTGTATCAGTctaataatctataaaataattatgacgttAGGTGTGCTGTCTGTCCATTTAAACAATCCGAGCGCAACAATGCCGCCTCCCCGGTTGTTGCAGGACTGATGGGTACACTCTGATTCCTAGAGTCCCAGACTGTACTCTGAATCTCAGTTTCCCCAATGGACCCACGAGAGAGGGCTCCGAGAGCTGGGCTGTGATTGGTCGACAGTACAGTGAGGGGCGGAGCTTGCTGGTCCAGACAGCCTCCTCCTGGACCAATCACGGCGCCGCTCTTCAGCTCTCCTGAATCTGGGAGCTATACCTTGTTTGCTTTGGGTTTTGCcgcaaatatttgaatttgtataaaatattgtgtcGTTTAGTTATTCAAGAAGTTTCTATAAATGTACCCGTACGATAGAAGGTCCAAATTATGTTCGTCAGttacattaaattatagttttcagTTCAAATTATATCACATTTTCTTCTCTTGATCAATGTTTTCACATTTTTTCAGCATTTTGATACTGTAACGGGTTGGAATGGTCATTATTTTTTTCCGTTTCTCAAAGTAAATCTttcactttcatttttattttcatactattataACAACTTAATTCGATTATGAAAGCATACATTTTTATGCAATTGTcagtttatattaatgttttaaataacacaacaattttaatgtatatataaatcaagaaattaattgttacatttaaaataatttattctcaatactcgaaaagattttaattttgtttagttggaattaacaaattaatttttcctttatcTTGCTGTTCTTATTAAAGTAGAGGCTTAGAACAAACCGGGAAGTGttaaattgtatagtaataaaactaaagatTATTAAGAAGTAGGTAATCTCAATCTtctcattaacaaaataaaaaaaacaattaaaatacattcaactttaaaaaattacaagactttttaaaattgtaaactaagcagttttggggttttttttaagttgaatcTCCAgcatttaaaactgtataatacaaaattcatattttgtaatagcATTTAACAAAGTTGTACGGTCTTATGAATAATATAGTTACACCTTATGGTTTTGTTTGGCTGGTAACCCAAGATACTAATGTAATAACCAAGAAGGCAAAGCGAAGTGGGGTTTCGATCTGTACTACCCAAAATTTGAGAAATTTTGATTGGGTGGAAGTTTTGTGGTAAATTAATATGTTCGATTGTGTCTGCGCCCAATAATCCATAGCTCTTGGTACGGCCCTGCAGAAGGAACCACGACCCATTGTCGCACTACCGGCAGGCCTGATGGAAGAATCGGACCCGCTATCGAGCTGCACTAATGATCAAGAGAGCCGTGTTCGGCCGACCCTGGACACCGGAGACGTAGGATCTCGCCCAATTGCCATCTCCGGATGCATAAAATCCGGCAAACAGGTAAAAGCACTAGCCCGCTTCCCGCCCACTACACCGAAAACTGCTTTAAGCCGAAAGGTTCGGTCTAATTGTCCGCGCGGCGACGGGGACTGCGGCCATCCTTGCGTGGAGAGATACCGTGACACTCGGCCTTGCACAATACTGGCCACCGGTCCTCCACCGCCATCCACATCCACATCACACAAGTGCTCGCTCCACAAACCCAAACTATTAAACGAACCGCGAATGTTGAAATGGTTTATGATACTTGAAATGGTAGCTATggtttgaactttaattttatttgaatccTAATAGGCTATAAAACAAAGGAAGGGTAAATTGAAATGATATTTATTCAATCATGACTTTCAATTATTTGTGACTTGCTTACTTTATTCTTCTTCTTGAATTTACCCGGTTCATGTGTCATACAGACCGTATGCGCGGAGAAATTAACAATAAGCTATAGAAAGTGGATAGTCAGTACAAGAGGAAAGACGACAGCACCGATAAAAGTGTTCTGGTCTAGGCATGACAAATCTTGAAGTTATTCAAACATGTTTGCTATTTAAAACTCATTCTCATCTATTCTCATGTCATAATATGTAAACATGTAcatgtgagagatccgggttcgagtcccggcggagcaattactttttttattcaatatttattgaaattgtattatattaatttttttaatgtaattttttctagatttaaatttaaattaatgtaatcattttaaaagtaCACACGTTGTGTGTAGgtaggtattatatatatatatatatatatatatatatatatatatatatatatatatattcagaaagAACATTTATTTCTGAATGTAATTTACACTGTAATGTAATAAACTAGATATTAGGTAATAAAGATATGGAagcttttaatttgtataatttacagTGGTTATAAacgattaaatatttagtaacatgGATATTGAGTCTGTATGAAAATGAAGCAATAACATTGATAAGTACAGACTAGTAGGAATAAGAAATAACAGCAGGGAGATAttctatgtaatattaaataaatactttagagTACATAACTACACGTTATTTTAAGTACCTAAGAATAATTGCTACCAAACTcacttatttttagaattttcagtactcaatgtaatgtttttatttaaaaccattttgttttgcattaaaatttaaaaacaaaacttattttcaacTATTTGACATGATTGTGGGACAAGAATACGTGAAGCATGTACTCTTAACATTATTGAGTCCCTGAAGTAAACTACAGTACCTACCGAGTCACTTAATTCCTATTTCAcgcaaaataataattatcatataattattgtactttagGGTGACAGTGTCGCGGTCTATAAACAGTGAGGGGATGCTTGTTTACCATCCCTCGGGCTCCATAAGGGACCTAAGTTTCATTGTGttctttttttaatcaatgaacaGTTTACAACCTCAAATTTATCAAGGTTGTTATCACtatatggtttttaatttttaagtcacCATTTCGCCCTTATAACTTAatactgaaaatgtaattttaatactatttttggtGTTCTGGGCGTACTTAAACTTTTAACTTAGAGCACTCTTTATAAAGCATGTTGAAACACGGTTTCAGtcatttaagtaaaatttttcagGAAATGTCCTTTTGTTATGAACAGCCGACGTGCGCTATTGCCATCTCGAGACGAGCTCTGTCAATGGATGGGAGTTCATGCCTCATAGTCGCCACCATCCTTCACTCTAtaacggttttttttatttttgtcatgcAATTCAAAGAGATAGCTATTTCGTGTTTAATACGATGATTAGTTCCTGAAAACCCTTTTAGAACGAAATACAAAATTCTACAGTAGCCAAATTTTAAATAGGCCTACCTCCATTGCCCACTctctttgtataaaatatcatgaaaatttaacttcaataattaaaattgtatttgaactAGCTATCTGAAAGTGTTCATAAGCTCATTACTTTAAGCATTCCCAGAATTGaaattgttatgaatttaaaaaatccaatgtAGCCTAATATAGGCGCGAGCCCTGAGGGCTTAGGTCAAATTCAGacctaacctgaagtaatgtgacaaaCAGTTTCCGGGTTGAGATCCTGAAgtgtagaggaggtttttagtgggtagtttaccaccttgtgagagtcccacactacaggctggccacctgtgtgcataaatgcattttccttcctctccctaaaaaaaaatgttattatttgagaAGGTTTTGACGAAGAAATAATGTATTAGGTGACTAAAAGGCGTCGCCATATTCACTAAGTCCAGTGTCACATTACGCGTACTTGTGACGCTCGGTGGCGGCGGCAGCGATAGCGAACCGCACGCGACGGCGAGCGTTTCGCAGACCTGACGCCGCGCTCAATTCGCTCAGCACGTTTACTTACAGAAACTGTCACATTTGGCGTTCTTGTCGCTACAAATCGACCCTCTTCCATCTTCATTCAATAGGTCATTCAGGCTCAATAAGCTACTGTTCCTTTGTTGAAATCTTTGTTAAATTTGTGCCAACTTTTTTTCAGAACTGTTTGTTTGGAGAAAGTTCTATACAAaatcgttaataaataaaattagacaaatcaaatcaaatcaaatggAGTAATATTTTGATTCTCACTAAAAGTAGCCTAAATTAGAATTGTATAGTTCTTCGTTAGTAGTTTGAAGTCTACCGTTGACTAATGGAATACTTCG
The Homalodisca vitripennis isolate AUS2020 chromosome 1, UT_GWSS_2.1, whole genome shotgun sequence DNA segment above includes these coding regions:
- the LOC124362228 gene encoding uncharacterized protein LOC124362228 encodes the protein MGENYGLKSEQALMTAQENISRTDGYTLIPRVPDCTLNLSFPNGPTREGSESWAVIGRQYTLGTALQKEPRPIVALPAGLMEESDPLSSCTNDQESRVRPTLDTGDVGSRPIAISGCIKSGKQIMQSEQALRQILFKRCSSLPRQPRTSG